In the genome of Porphyrobacter sp. ULC335, one region contains:
- a CDS encoding aromatic amino acid transaminase: MLDRLSPQAPDALLALIRLFAADPREDKIDLGVGVYRTEDGATPVFAAIKAAEQVLVDTQESKSYLGPEGDMGFVNALMPYIFGADPTMGGRIQGMQTPGGTGAVRLALGLAQKAGVKRVHMGVPSWPNHAQILADLGMELAPFDHAQADGTANLDAVLAAINGAGKDEAVLLHACCHNPTGIDYTADQWAAIAQAFASSGTFPIIDSAYQGLGHGMEEDAAGMRAVLAAVPEAFIAHSCDKNFGQYRDRVGAFYVMAAERGALDTAFSNANALARAAWSMPPDHGGAAVRIVLRDADMTAQWLAELAAMRARMRQVRDALASAGTAGRIDLTPLARQNGLFSMLPVSKEEVAQLREEHGIYMAASGRINIAGLTPGNLPKFIAALAAVAG; encoded by the coding sequence ATGCTTGACCGACTCAGCCCCCAGGCGCCTGACGCGCTGCTCGCCCTGATCCGCCTTTTCGCTGCCGATCCGCGTGAGGACAAAATCGACCTCGGCGTCGGCGTGTACCGCACCGAGGACGGGGCGACCCCCGTCTTCGCCGCGATCAAGGCGGCCGAACAGGTGCTGGTCGATACGCAGGAGAGCAAATCCTACCTCGGCCCTGAAGGCGACATGGGCTTTGTCAACGCGCTGATGCCCTATATTTTCGGCGCCGACCCGACGATGGGCGGGCGCATCCAGGGCATGCAGACCCCGGGCGGCACCGGCGCGGTGCGGCTGGCGCTGGGACTGGCGCAGAAGGCGGGCGTGAAGCGCGTCCACATGGGCGTGCCGAGCTGGCCGAACCACGCGCAGATCCTCGCCGACCTTGGCATGGAGCTCGCCCCCTTCGATCACGCGCAGGCGGATGGAACGGCGAACCTCGACGCCGTGCTCGCCGCGATCAATGGCGCGGGCAAGGACGAGGCGGTGCTGCTCCACGCCTGCTGCCACAACCCCACCGGCATCGATTACACCGCCGACCAATGGGCCGCGATTGCGCAGGCCTTTGCCTCCAGCGGCACCTTCCCGATCATCGATTCCGCCTATCAGGGCCTCGGCCACGGGATGGAGGAAGACGCCGCCGGAATGCGCGCGGTGCTCGCTGCGGTGCCGGAAGCCTTCATCGCGCATAGCTGCGACAAGAACTTCGGCCAGTACCGCGACCGGGTTGGCGCGTTCTACGTCATGGCTGCCGAGCGCGGGGCGCTGGATACCGCCTTCTCCAACGCCAATGCGCTGGCCCGCGCGGCATGGTCGATGCCGCCCGATCACGGCGGCGCGGCGGTGCGGATCGTGCTGCGCGATGCGGACATGACCGCGCAGTGGCTGGCCGAGTTGGCCGCGATGCGCGCGCGGATGCGCCAGGTGCGCGATGCGCTGGCCAGCGCAGGCACGGCGGGCCGGATCGATCTCACCCCCCTCGCCAGGCAGAACGGGCTGTTCTCGATGCTGCCGGTCAGCAAGGAGGAGGTCGCCCAGCTTCGCGAGGAGCACGGCATCTACATG
- a CDS encoding XRE family transcriptional regulator — MSIIAQGFVGARLTEARKARGISATDLADMVGVSVQSISKYENDRQSPKLDVVHNLAATLKFPHDYFLRPAPERDERPIFWRARLSAPPLARDRAEVRLEWMKELVDYLASFFELPALNIPAIEFAEDSFGSSDFIERVAQEIREFWEIRPGPMPDTVELMENNGILVSRIHVRADKLDAFSQWSDRFGIPFVVLSRDKASACRQRFDVLHELVHIVCHANIPQRRLNDRAFYKAVEKQADQIASAMLLPEADFTGELYAPSLDGFLTLKERWGASVGAMIMRSKQLDLIDDDDARRLWINYNRRGWRTGEPLDGKLAVEEPQLIRRSFEMLIEEGVQSASQILKALPLPIPDLEELADLEPGTLSGISDRRATPVLKDEFKQQSNVVSIFGDKD; from the coding sequence ATGAGCATCATTGCCCAGGGATTTGTGGGTGCGCGTTTGACCGAGGCGCGCAAGGCGCGGGGAATTAGCGCAACCGACCTCGCTGATATGGTTGGCGTAAGCGTGCAGTCGATTTCCAAGTATGAGAATGACAGGCAGAGCCCCAAGCTGGACGTCGTTCACAACCTCGCCGCCACTTTAAAATTCCCGCACGACTATTTCCTGCGTCCTGCGCCGGAACGCGACGAGCGACCGATTTTCTGGCGCGCCCGGCTATCGGCGCCGCCGCTTGCGCGTGACCGGGCTGAAGTGCGCCTGGAATGGATGAAGGAACTCGTTGATTATCTGGCATCGTTTTTCGAGCTTCCTGCCCTGAACATTCCGGCAATCGAATTTGCTGAAGACAGCTTTGGCAGCTCCGATTTCATCGAGCGGGTGGCCCAGGAAATCCGGGAGTTCTGGGAAATTCGTCCGGGCCCAATGCCGGACACAGTCGAACTGATGGAAAACAACGGCATTCTCGTTTCGAGGATTCATGTGCGCGCCGACAAGCTTGACGCGTTTTCCCAGTGGTCCGATCGCTTTGGCATTCCATTCGTAGTCCTGTCGCGTGACAAGGCAAGCGCGTGCCGGCAGCGCTTCGATGTACTCCATGAGCTCGTCCACATCGTTTGCCATGCCAACATTCCGCAACGACGGTTGAATGACCGGGCCTTCTACAAGGCAGTCGAAAAGCAGGCCGATCAGATCGCGTCGGCTATGCTTCTGCCGGAGGCCGATTTCACGGGCGAGCTTTATGCACCGTCACTCGACGGATTTCTGACCTTGAAGGAACGCTGGGGAGCTTCCGTTGGCGCCATGATCATGCGCAGCAAGCAACTGGATCTGATCGATGACGACGATGCTCGCCGTCTGTGGATCAACTATAATCGCAGGGGCTGGCGGACAGGCGAGCCGTTGGATGGCAAGCTTGCAGTTGAAGAGCCGCAGCTCATCCGGCGCAGTTTTGAAATGCTGATAGAAGAAGGTGTGCAATCTGCGAGCCAGATTCTCAAAGCCCTGCCACTACCCATTCCTGATTTGGAAGAATTGGCCGACCTCGAACCAGGCACGCTCTCTGGAATCAGCGACCGTAGGGCAACGCCGGTCCTGAAAGACGAGTTCAAGCAGCAGTCCAACGTAGTCTCTATCTTCGGTGACAAGGACTGA